From the genome of Sphingobacterium kitahiroshimense, one region includes:
- a CDS encoding GDSL-type esterase/lipase family protein, which translates to MKTTQIIWICLLLGMTIPHLYAQSTLTQQEKWEQKIQRYEQLDAQYPPPPDVILFVGSSTIENWKTLKDDFSDKAILNRGVSGTKTIDLYNYRDRLITPYDPKQIFIYEGDNDIGLRWSTERIVAQFALLFNAIRKEKPNAEIIFISIKPSPRRLKDKNQVEEVNAEIQRFIAKQERAKYADVYTEMLEANGDLIPAYYREDGLHLTAEGYDVWKKVISKFIQ; encoded by the coding sequence ATGAAAACAACTCAGATAATATGGATATGCTTACTGCTCGGTATGACTATACCTCATCTTTATGCCCAGTCGACATTGACACAACAGGAGAAATGGGAACAAAAAATACAACGATATGAACAGTTGGACGCCCAATATCCACCTCCACCTGATGTGATTCTGTTTGTTGGCAGTTCGACCATTGAGAATTGGAAGACTCTAAAGGATGATTTTTCGGACAAAGCGATCCTTAATAGGGGTGTGTCCGGAACCAAGACAATAGATCTTTACAATTATAGGGATCGATTGATAACCCCCTATGATCCGAAGCAAATTTTCATTTACGAAGGTGATAATGACATCGGACTACGCTGGTCGACCGAACGCATTGTTGCGCAGTTCGCCCTCCTGTTTAATGCAATAAGGAAAGAGAAACCAAATGCGGAAATAATCTTTATCTCCATAAAGCCATCACCTCGTCGATTAAAAGATAAAAACCAAGTGGAAGAGGTAAATGCGGAGATACAACGATTTATAGCAAAACAAGAGCGGGCCAAATATGCGGATGTATATACCGAGATGTTGGAAGCTAATGGCGATTTGATTCCAGCATATTATCGTGAAGATGGACTTCATCTTACTGCGGAGGGATACGACGTATGGAAAAAAGTTATATCCAAGTTTATACAGTGA